Proteins co-encoded in one Amia ocellicauda isolate fAmiCal2 chromosome 11, fAmiCal2.hap1, whole genome shotgun sequence genomic window:
- the LOC136762906 gene encoding LOW QUALITY PROTEIN: toll-like receptor 13 (The sequence of the model RefSeq protein was modified relative to this genomic sequence to represent the inferred CDS: substituted 2 bases at 2 genomic stop codons) — protein sequence MKSLPLLRFLDLGKNPFTCSCENAWFLNWSLKVVETQVSNFHMYDCSFPKTSQGKPLADFKTESCILDYDFICFVSSFSFITLTLLVTFFYHFLHWQVXYAYXTGVFRELLPNLEQDQGWKLCLHHRDFKPGRPIIDNIVDGIYKSRKTICLISRHYLESEWCSREIQVASFRLFDEQKDVLILVFLEDIPACHLSPYHRMRKLVKKRTYLAWPKHEQETRIFWQKVNAALKIHDDVKEENPILAGIE from the coding sequence ATGAAATCTCTCCCTCTGCTCAGATTCCTGGACCTGGGGAAGAACCCTTTCACATGTAGCTGTGAAAATGCCTGGTTTCTGAACTGGTCATTGAAAGTTGTTGAAACCCAGGTCAGCAACTTCCACATGTATGACTGCAGCTTTCCTAAGACTTCTCAAGGAAAGCCCCTGGCAGATTTTAAAACAGAATCCTGCATCTTAGACTACGACTTCATCTGCTTTGTCTCCTCATTCTCATTCATTACTCTGACGCTCTTGGTTACTTTCTTCTACCACTTCTTGCACTGGCAAGTCTAATACGCCTACTAGACTGGGGTCTTCAGGGAACTTCTGCCCAACCTGgagcaggaccagggctggaagcTGTGTCTGCACCACCGAGACTTCAAGCCTGGCAGGCCCATCATAGACAACATCGTGGACGGCATCTACAAGAGCCGCAAGACCATCTGCCTGATCAGCCGCCACTACCTGGAGAGCGAGTGGTGCTCCCGGGAGATCCAGGTGGCCAGCTTCCGGCTCTTCGACGAGCAGAAGGACGTGCTGATCCTGGTGTTCCTGGAGGACATCCCTGCCTGCCACCTCTCCCCCTACCACAGGATGAGGAAGCTGGTCAAGAAGAGGACCTATCTCGCCTGGCCAAAACATGAGCAAGAAACCAGAATATTCTGGCAGAAAGTAAATGCAGCTCTGAAGATCCATGATGATGTAAAAGAAGAGAATCCTATTCTGGCTGGTATAGAGTAA